A single genomic interval of Granulicella tundricola MP5ACTX9 harbors:
- a CDS encoding M1 family metallopeptidase encodes MKKILSGLAFLLALSSSAQTPAYDPLVTFAPLTLPDPVNAYRSANGAPGPSYWQNRADYELHASIDTAAKVLTGDEVITYTNHSPDALTSLWIQLDQNTYRKDARSAPAAGGRRGIPRTQSTDGDVLDTVEVAGQKADYVVSDTRVQVRLAAPLAHNGVAKVHIKYHFTIPEKWGGRMSWGDAKAGPIFDMAQWYPRMCVFDDLHGWDTQPYLANEFYLEYGNFDYSVTVPAAMVVAGSGELVNPKEVLTPTQLKRLDQARASDKTVMIRTLEEAAAPTGTGTKTWHFKMENTRDVAFSASAVFLWDAARMNLPGGKKSLAMSYYPAESAGEPAWGRSTEYLKDSVERFSARWFPYPWPNAINVAGPSSGMEYPGILFDGIDDKGKVLFFITAHEIGHSWFPMIVGFNERRNAWMDEGFNTFIDIFESDDFSNGVYGPKRDGEYAPGGGHPADEIAKVIADPAAPAILTRADAIKEKYRHPITYFKSAFGLTLLRDDILGPQRFDFAFRKFIADWAYKHPSPSDFFRAMESEGGEDLSYFWRGWYLNNWQLDLAVTKIDPTPTGATVTIENRGQLVLPAVVELTFEDGTKRRVTLPAETWIQKTVYPLAVETTSPLKQAIIDPDHNLPILKR; translated from the coding sequence TTGAAGAAGATCCTGTCCGGTCTAGCCTTCCTCTTAGCACTGTCATCCAGCGCACAAACCCCGGCCTACGATCCTCTCGTCACCTTCGCTCCCCTCACCCTGCCAGACCCCGTCAACGCCTACCGCTCCGCCAACGGAGCCCCCGGCCCCAGCTACTGGCAGAACCGCGCCGACTACGAACTCCACGCCTCCATCGACACCGCCGCCAAGGTCCTCACCGGCGACGAGGTCATCACCTACACCAACCACTCCCCCGACGCCCTCACCAGCCTCTGGATTCAGCTCGACCAGAACACCTACCGCAAGGACGCCCGCTCCGCCCCCGCCGCCGGTGGCCGCCGCGGCATCCCCCGCACCCAGAGCACCGACGGAGACGTCCTCGATACAGTCGAAGTCGCCGGCCAGAAGGCCGACTACGTCGTCTCCGACACCCGCGTCCAGGTCCGCCTCGCCGCCCCCCTCGCCCACAACGGCGTCGCCAAGGTCCACATCAAGTACCACTTCACCATCCCGGAGAAGTGGGGCGGCCGCATGAGCTGGGGCGACGCCAAGGCCGGCCCCATCTTCGACATGGCCCAGTGGTACCCCCGCATGTGCGTGTTCGACGACCTCCACGGCTGGGACACCCAACCCTACCTCGCCAACGAGTTCTACCTCGAATACGGCAACTTCGACTACTCCGTCACCGTTCCCGCCGCCATGGTCGTCGCCGGCTCCGGTGAACTCGTCAACCCCAAAGAAGTCCTCACCCCTACCCAACTCAAGCGCCTCGACCAGGCCCGCGCCTCAGACAAAACAGTCATGATCCGCACGCTCGAAGAAGCAGCCGCCCCAACCGGCACCGGCACCAAAACCTGGCACTTCAAGATGGAGAACACCCGCGACGTCGCCTTCTCCGCCTCCGCCGTCTTCCTCTGGGACGCCGCAAGGATGAACCTTCCCGGCGGCAAGAAGTCCCTCGCCATGAGCTACTACCCCGCTGAGTCCGCCGGCGAACCCGCATGGGGCCGCTCCACCGAGTACCTCAAGGACTCCGTCGAGCGCTTCTCCGCCCGCTGGTTCCCCTACCCCTGGCCCAACGCCATCAACGTAGCCGGCCCGTCTTCAGGCATGGAGTACCCCGGCATCCTCTTCGACGGCATCGACGACAAGGGCAAGGTCCTCTTCTTCATCACCGCCCATGAGATCGGCCACTCCTGGTTTCCCATGATCGTCGGCTTCAACGAGCGCCGCAACGCCTGGATGGACGAGGGCTTCAACACCTTCATCGATATCTTCGAGTCCGACGACTTCTCCAACGGCGTCTACGGCCCCAAGCGTGACGGCGAGTACGCCCCCGGCGGCGGCCACCCCGCCGACGAGATCGCCAAAGTCATCGCCGACCCCGCAGCCCCCGCCATCCTCACCCGCGCCGACGCCATCAAGGAAAAGTACCGCCACCCCATCACCTACTTCAAGAGCGCCTTCGGCCTCACCCTGTTGCGCGACGACATCCTCGGCCCCCAGCGCTTCGACTTCGCCTTCCGCAAGTTCATCGCGGACTGGGCTTATAAGCACCCCAGCCCCTCAGACTTCTTCCGAGCCATGGAAAGCGAAGGCGGAGAAGACCTCAGCTACTTCTGGCGCGGCTGGTACCTCAACAACTGGCAGCTGGACCTCGCCGTCACCAAAATCGACCCCACCCCCACCGGAGCCACCGTCACCATAGAAAACCGAGGCCAGTTGGTCCTCCCCGCGGTCGTCGAACTCACCTTCGAGGACGGCACCAAACGCCGCGTCACCCTGCCCGCAGAAACTTGGATTCAGAAGACGGTCTACCCCCTGGCAGTAGAAACCACCAGCCCCCTCAAGCAAGCCATCATCGACCCAGACCACAACCTGCCAATCCTCAAACGCTAA
- a CDS encoding GNAT family N-acetyltransferase, translating into MSELPIRVCHPGDEHFLSIVASGTFLENFAGTLDGADVLAHLQKNNSVAKYATWLADPQTHIAVSELLNSPIGYAVLCPPDLPVPLTPTDIELRRIYLFQRFQGTGVGLALLNWSIQKSRDLNMTRLLLGVYGENRKAIAWYHRQGFQTIGTRQFLVGTTLHDDLVLALPL; encoded by the coding sequence ATGTCCGAACTCCCCATCCGCGTCTGCCACCCCGGAGACGAGCACTTCCTCTCCATCGTCGCCTCCGGCACCTTCCTCGAAAACTTCGCCGGCACCCTCGACGGAGCAGACGTCCTCGCCCACCTCCAGAAAAACAACTCCGTCGCCAAATACGCCACCTGGCTAGCCGACCCCCAAACCCACATAGCCGTCTCCGAACTACTCAACTCCCCCATCGGCTACGCCGTCCTCTGCCCCCCGGACCTCCCCGTCCCCCTCACCCCCACGGACATCGAACTCCGCCGAATCTATCTCTTCCAGCGCTTCCAGGGCACAGGAGTAGGCCTCGCCCTTCTCAACTGGTCCATACAAAAATCCCGCGACCTGAACATGACCCGCCTCCTCCTCGGCGTCTACGGCGAGAACCGCAAAGCCATCGCCTGGTACCACCGCCAGGGCTTCCAAACCATAGGCACCCGCCAGTTCCTCGTAGGCACCACCCTCCACGACGACCTGGTCCTGGCCCTCCCCCTATAA
- the rodA gene encoding rod shape-determining protein RodA has translation MQRFSSFRDFDWTLLSLIGVLSVMSVLEIKSATLMTKFRGFDHKQILFLLGGMALMFVISLVDYHRLLDIAPWAYGVGFVALVAVKVVGTKVLGARRWIKLPGGIHFQPSEWVKLILILTVARFFWARAGRDLTWTDIFKVFALVGVPLLLVLSQPDLGTSLTYVPVLVIGLFLGGISWKQAGILILAFLLVGGAVVKSGKVLKPYQVARLTSFMDPDNDPKGSGYQIRQSKIAVGSGGIWGKGTNRGTQTQGDFLPIPYTDFIFAALSEEHGFIGAVVVLLLYFLILMRLIQNAQTASDLPGTFIVMGVVAVLVFQIAVNVGMVVGLMPVTGIPLPLLSYGGSSVLFTFLALGIVMNIRMRRFVN, from the coding sequence ATGCAGCGGTTTTCCTCTTTTCGTGACTTCGACTGGACCTTGCTTTCGTTGATCGGTGTGCTCAGCGTGATGAGCGTGCTGGAGATCAAGTCGGCTACGCTGATGACGAAGTTTCGGGGGTTCGACCATAAACAGATTCTGTTTCTGCTGGGTGGGATGGCGCTGATGTTCGTGATCTCGCTGGTGGACTATCACCGGCTGCTGGATATTGCGCCGTGGGCGTATGGGGTTGGGTTTGTCGCGCTGGTGGCGGTGAAGGTGGTGGGGACGAAGGTGCTGGGGGCTCGGCGATGGATCAAGCTGCCCGGGGGGATCCACTTTCAGCCTTCGGAGTGGGTGAAGTTGATTTTGATTTTGACGGTGGCTCGGTTTTTCTGGGCGCGTGCGGGCAGGGATCTTACGTGGACCGATATTTTCAAGGTGTTTGCGCTGGTGGGGGTACCGCTGCTGCTGGTGCTGTCGCAGCCGGACCTGGGGACGTCGCTGACCTATGTGCCGGTGCTGGTGATTGGGCTGTTCCTGGGGGGGATCAGTTGGAAGCAGGCGGGGATTCTGATCCTGGCGTTTCTGCTGGTGGGTGGAGCGGTGGTGAAGTCGGGTAAGGTGCTGAAGCCGTACCAGGTGGCGAGGCTGACGAGCTTTATGGACCCGGATAACGATCCGAAGGGAAGTGGGTATCAGATACGGCAGTCGAAGATTGCGGTGGGGTCGGGTGGGATCTGGGGGAAGGGGACGAACAGAGGGACGCAGACGCAGGGGGACTTTCTGCCGATTCCCTATACCGACTTTATCTTTGCGGCGCTGAGCGAGGAGCATGGGTTCATTGGCGCGGTGGTGGTGCTGCTGCTTTATTTCCTGATCTTGATGCGGCTGATCCAGAATGCGCAGACGGCTTCCGATCTGCCGGGGACGTTCATCGTCATGGGTGTGGTGGCGGTGCTGGTGTTTCAGATTGCGGTGAATGTGGGGATGGTGGTGGGGCTGATGCCGGTGACGGGGATTCCGCTGCCGCTGCTGAGCTATGGGGGATCGAGCGTGCTGTTTACGTTTCTGGCGCTGGGGATTGTGATGAATATCCGGATGCGGCGATTTGTAAACTAG
- a CDS encoding alpha/beta hydrolase codes for MKSGFLLGLGILGFTGVGASGQMHRHERDRVEATESQNCFDASDPQEIRLWEGRAPGAAGDDPCRDIPYLKVFRAESGSRQPRPVILVVGGGGYDRLTDTKEQAPVAEYFSRTLGVDAFVLYYRLVQKDGTYRYPVPMWDGQRAIKLVRARAAQLGVDPGRVAMFGFSAGGHLASTLALHSASDFDLPVHDAVDGQKGRPDLLGLGYPVISMDPATVPPSGSYKNLLRGFDGGQLRHLQDYLSGEKNVTPHTPPVFLFESMDDARISPQNSVLFVAALRAAGIAVDAHLFAHGEHGAGLAEGIPEESAWPGLFRDWLVGQRFLGR; via the coding sequence ATGAAGAGCGGATTTTTGTTGGGTCTGGGTATTTTGGGTTTTACGGGTGTGGGGGCTTCGGGCCAGATGCATCGGCATGAGCGGGACAGGGTGGAGGCGACGGAGTCGCAGAACTGCTTTGACGCGAGCGATCCGCAGGAGATTCGGCTATGGGAGGGGCGTGCGCCGGGTGCGGCGGGGGACGATCCCTGCCGGGATATTCCTTACCTGAAGGTGTTTCGGGCGGAGTCGGGTTCCCGGCAGCCGAGGCCGGTGATTTTGGTGGTTGGCGGCGGAGGGTATGACCGGCTGACCGATACCAAGGAACAGGCGCCGGTGGCGGAGTACTTCTCAAGGACGCTGGGGGTGGATGCGTTCGTTCTGTACTACAGGCTGGTGCAGAAGGACGGGACGTACCGGTATCCGGTGCCGATGTGGGACGGGCAGAGGGCGATCAAGCTGGTGAGGGCGCGGGCGGCGCAGTTAGGGGTCGATCCGGGGCGGGTGGCGATGTTTGGCTTCTCGGCTGGCGGTCACCTGGCGAGTACGCTGGCGCTGCACTCGGCGAGCGACTTCGACCTGCCGGTGCATGATGCGGTGGACGGACAGAAGGGCCGGCCGGATCTGCTGGGGCTGGGATATCCGGTGATCTCGATGGACCCGGCTACTGTGCCGCCTTCGGGCTCGTACAAGAATCTGCTGCGGGGGTTCGATGGAGGGCAACTGCGGCATCTGCAGGATTACCTGTCCGGGGAGAAGAACGTGACGCCGCATACGCCACCGGTGTTTCTGTTTGAGAGCATGGACGACGCTCGGATCAGTCCGCAGAACAGCGTGCTGTTTGTGGCTGCGCTGCGGGCTGCGGGGATTGCTGTGGACGCGCATCTGTTTGCGCATGGAGAGCATGGGGCGGGGCTCGCGGAGGGGATTCCGGAGGAGAGTGCCTGGCCGGGGCTGTTTCGAGACTGGCTGGTGGGGCAGCGGTTTCTGGGGCGGTAG
- a CDS encoding KH domain-containing protein, whose amino-acid sequence MSMRTSEALAGEANGIDLTGRTVLGVVRSMVSQPARVALRSFAEGDTTILLVTVASVDLQVLTGRDGRTARSLRALVNAIGSRPGRRMELEVQGETEARS is encoded by the coding sequence ATGTCGATGAGGACGTCTGAGGCTTTGGCGGGCGAAGCGAACGGGATCGATCTGACGGGGAGGACGGTGCTGGGCGTCGTTCGGAGTATGGTCTCGCAACCGGCCCGGGTTGCGCTGCGGAGCTTTGCGGAAGGGGATACAACGATTCTGCTGGTGACGGTGGCGTCTGTTGATTTGCAGGTGCTGACCGGCAGAGATGGGCGGACGGCGCGGTCGTTGCGCGCGCTTGTGAACGCGATAGGGTCAAGGCCCGGACGGCGGATGGAGCTTGAGGTTCAAGGAGAGACTGAGGCTCGAAGCTGA
- a CDS encoding PAS domain-containing protein: MASAASEPGRSCFSLTTFDHENTFLKLVATAEMVMDLTTEIIAAVLLSVSQPTFPHRWVEVGLNAAEIERLGLHAESVEVSQFVDPDPVVEIPAVPVKNPFSFQDGAEQFHEFLMQAPTPFVMTEGPEHRMTFINPPYVRLLGRLTKEAFLGKTVREALPEMEGQPFFGLMDEVYRTGVPYIGIEVPGRLQSDISQQEQDLFFDFIYHPLRDRAGRVSGVMIQATDVTDRVLSHQVMSSREDQLYTQWQELEAIYRSGLVGVMLLEANKELRILRINEIQAGLLGEPVDEVEGRPVRECCASVPALEALVERGLAGETVLNEVVRPMGGGGRDWLVSVTPLRSKTGVIEKLYCLSVEVPGPAGMVQ, encoded by the coding sequence ATGGCGTCTGCCGCTTCAGAGCCCGGTCGGAGCTGCTTTTCGCTGACGACGTTCGACCACGAGAATACGTTTCTGAAGCTGGTGGCGACGGCGGAGATGGTGATGGATCTGACGACCGAGATCATTGCAGCGGTGCTGCTTTCGGTTTCGCAACCGACGTTTCCGCACCGCTGGGTGGAGGTGGGCCTGAACGCTGCGGAGATCGAACGGCTGGGACTGCACGCGGAGAGCGTGGAGGTGAGCCAGTTCGTCGACCCTGATCCTGTGGTGGAGATTCCGGCGGTTCCGGTGAAGAATCCTTTCAGTTTTCAGGACGGTGCGGAACAGTTTCACGAGTTTCTGATGCAGGCACCTACGCCGTTTGTGATGACGGAAGGGCCGGAGCATCGGATGACGTTCATCAATCCGCCTTATGTGCGGCTGCTGGGCCGGTTGACCAAGGAGGCGTTCCTGGGCAAGACGGTTCGGGAGGCTCTGCCGGAGATGGAGGGGCAGCCGTTCTTTGGGCTGATGGACGAGGTCTACCGGACGGGGGTTCCTTATATTGGCATCGAGGTTCCGGGCCGGCTGCAATCCGATATTTCTCAGCAGGAACAGGATCTGTTCTTCGACTTTATCTATCATCCCCTGCGGGACAGGGCGGGCAGGGTGTCCGGGGTGATGATCCAGGCGACCGACGTGACGGATCGTGTGTTGTCGCACCAGGTGATGAGCAGCCGTGAGGATCAGCTTTATACGCAGTGGCAGGAGCTGGAGGCGATCTACCGCTCGGGGCTGGTGGGGGTGATGCTGCTGGAGGCTAACAAGGAGCTTCGAATCCTGCGGATCAACGAGATCCAGGCGGGGTTGCTGGGAGAGCCGGTGGATGAGGTTGAGGGTCGGCCGGTGCGGGAGTGCTGCGCGAGTGTTCCTGCGCTGGAAGCGCTGGTCGAACGCGGGTTGGCGGGGGAGACGGTTCTCAATGAGGTGGTGCGGCCGATGGGAGGCGGGGGACGGGACTGGCTGGTGAGTGTGACGCCGCTCCGGAGTAAGACGGGGGTGATTGAGAAGCTTTACTGCTTGTCTGTGGAGGTTCCGGGGCCAGCGGGGATGGTGCAGTGA